One window from the genome of Paenibacillus azoreducens encodes:
- a CDS encoding acyltransferase family protein, translating to MVKTLPKQGETYFLNLRFILILTVFIGNAIEPLIHQMDGLHALFLWIFTFHMPLFVFVTGYFAKGGLDGTAGRKTLLQIGLQYIIFQSLYSFLDMTVFRVENIHRSFFAPYLLLWFLASHMGWRLLTLGMRKLSPTTQVVISLALGVLIGYLPLDGAWLSFSRTFVYLPFFVIGYHFSFDAFVQFFTKKKRMIAAAASATLFVIIALWGLQMPEGWLFGSMTFMQLGHTEWYAGLYRLALYGLQFASAAAFLAWVPFGQSHLTDLGRRTLYVFLLHGFIIRLAVVSGLYSYIHHPAAAMLLIAGAVLLAVALAQPIVRKMARPVVEPPVTWILRLERMSIGRTS from the coding sequence ATGGTAAAGACGTTGCCCAAGCAGGGAGAAACCTATTTTTTGAATTTGCGTTTTATCTTGATTTTGACCGTTTTTATCGGAAATGCCATTGAGCCGTTGATCCATCAAATGGACGGCCTGCATGCGTTATTTCTATGGATTTTTACCTTTCATATGCCGCTGTTTGTATTTGTGACCGGGTATTTCGCCAAAGGCGGGCTTGACGGCACGGCCGGCCGCAAAACACTGCTGCAGATCGGTTTGCAATATATCATTTTTCAAAGCTTGTATTCGTTTCTGGATATGACCGTTTTCCGGGTGGAAAACATTCACCGTTCGTTTTTCGCTCCATACCTGCTGCTCTGGTTTCTGGCCAGCCATATGGGATGGCGTTTGCTGACGCTGGGGATGCGCAAGCTTTCGCCGACCACCCAAGTCGTGATTTCGCTGGCGCTAGGAGTATTGATCGGCTATCTGCCGCTTGACGGGGCCTGGTTAAGTTTCAGCCGGACGTTTGTATACCTGCCCTTTTTCGTGATCGGTTATCATTTTTCGTTTGATGCCTTTGTGCAATTTTTCACCAAGAAAAAAAGAATGATTGCCGCCGCTGCCTCGGCAACGCTGTTTGTCATTATTGCCTTGTGGGGGCTGCAAATGCCGGAAGGTTGGCTTTTCGGCAGCATGACCTTTATGCAGCTTGGACACACCGAATGGTACGCCGGCTTATACCGGCTTGCCTTATACGGGCTGCAATTTGCTTCGGCCGCCGCATTTTTGGCCTGGGTGCCATTCGGGCAAAGCCATCTCACTGATTTGGGGCGGCGTACGCTGTACGTATTCCTGCTGCACGGTTTTATCATCCGTCTGGCCGTTGTGTCGGGCCTTTACAGCTATATCCATCATCCGGCAGCGGCGATGCTGCTGATTGCAGGGGCGGTGCTGTTGGCCGTTGCCCTGGCCCAGCCGATCGTCAGAAAAATGGCCCGGCCTGTGGTCGAACCTCCCGTGACATGGATTTTGCGTCTGGAGCGAATGTCTATCGGCAGAACTTCATAA
- a CDS encoding sugar kinase — protein MRQDKAALTPELVTFGESMGLFTAQDSRGLEYASTLHKSFGGAESNVAIGVARLGHQAGWFGALGSDPIGTMIYKAIRGEGVDVSRAVINAETPTGLMIRENTAGKSSVYYYRKFSAASQMQPEQLDAAYIENAKILHVTGITAAISPSALACVERAMDIARGAGVKISFDPNLRLKLWTLEQARGVLLRLAEKADYFLPGLDELKLLYNVEEAEAVFEKLSDLNAVSVIKGGPDLTYVLENGNLTEVPYFKVDQVLDTVGAGDGFCAGFIAGLLNGNTTVEAVRLGNLTGSMVIQAVGDWEALPTWEQVEAKLARKMHIER, from the coding sequence ATGCGGCAGGATAAGGCAGCTTTAACGCCTGAACTGGTTACTTTCGGTGAGAGTATGGGATTGTTTACGGCGCAGGACTCCAGGGGTTTGGAATATGCTTCGACTCTACATAAATCGTTTGGCGGAGCGGAAAGCAATGTCGCTATCGGCGTGGCCAGATTGGGGCACCAAGCAGGCTGGTTCGGGGCCCTCGGAAGCGATCCGATCGGAACGATGATATATAAAGCGATTCGCGGCGAAGGCGTCGATGTATCGCGTGCGGTGATCAACGCCGAAACGCCGACGGGGCTGATGATCCGTGAAAACACGGCAGGCAAATCTTCGGTTTATTATTACCGCAAGTTTTCCGCAGCAAGCCAAATGCAGCCGGAGCAATTGGATGCGGCGTATATTGAAAACGCTAAAATTTTGCATGTGACAGGCATTACGGCAGCCATTAGCCCATCGGCCTTGGCATGTGTTGAGCGAGCGATGGATATAGCGCGCGGCGCTGGCGTAAAGATCAGCTTCGACCCCAATTTGCGGCTGAAACTGTGGACATTGGAACAAGCACGGGGCGTATTGCTGCGGTTGGCGGAGAAAGCGGATTATTTTCTGCCCGGGCTTGATGAATTAAAGCTTCTTTACAACGTGGAGGAAGCCGAGGCAGTATTTGAAAAGCTCTCGGATTTGAATGCGGTTTCCGTGATCAAGGGCGGGCCCGATTTGACCTATGTGTTGGAGAATGGCAACCTCACGGAAGTCCCTTATTTCAAGGTGGATCAAGTGCTGGATACCGTTGGGGCCGGCGATGGCTTCTGCGCGGGGTTCATTGCGGGTCTGTTAAATGGAAATACGACGGTGGAAGCTGTCCGCCTCGGCAACCTGACGGGTTCGATGGTGATTCAAGCGGTGGGCGATTGGGAGGCGCTGCCGACCTGGGAACAGGTTGAGGCCAAGCTGGCGCGCAAAATGCATATTGAAAGATGA
- a CDS encoding bifunctional 2-keto-4-hydroxyglutarate aldolase/2-keto-3-deoxy-6-phosphogluconate aldolase, with protein sequence MKKLQVLQKIIDSGVVAVLRGDSADQVVAMAEAAIAGGIKVIEVTLTVPGALQAIEKLSRLYSWKTEDSDKFAIIGAGTVLEPQTARAAIMAGAEFVVGPSLNPETVKICNLYRVPVMPGVMTVAEVQHALELGVDIVKLFPGNLYEPGIIKAMKGPMPQANFMPTGGVSLSNLQDWIKSGAVAVGIGSDLTTEAVKAGNMDLVRSKSEQYMQAYRAAKQN encoded by the coding sequence GTGAAAAAACTCCAGGTTTTACAAAAAATCATTGATAGTGGTGTTGTGGCGGTTTTGCGTGGAGACTCTGCGGATCAAGTTGTTGCCATGGCCGAAGCGGCCATTGCCGGCGGCATTAAGGTTATTGAAGTTACTTTGACGGTGCCTGGGGCCCTGCAGGCGATTGAGAAGCTGAGCCGTCTGTACAGCTGGAAAACGGAGGATTCCGACAAGTTTGCCATCATCGGGGCAGGTACGGTGCTGGAGCCTCAAACCGCTCGTGCCGCGATCATGGCTGGGGCCGAATTTGTGGTTGGGCCGTCGCTCAATCCGGAAACGGTTAAAATATGCAATCTGTACCGTGTGCCGGTCATGCCGGGAGTGATGACCGTTGCCGAAGTACAGCATGCCCTGGAGCTTGGCGTCGATATCGTGAAGCTGTTCCCGGGAAATCTGTATGAACCGGGCATCATTAAAGCGATGAAAGGGCCGATGCCGCAGGCGAACTTCATGCCGACTGGCGGGGTATCGTTATCGAATCTTCAGGACTGGATCAAGAGCGGAGCCGTGGCTGTCGGGATTGGGTCTGATTTGACAACCGAAGCCGTCAAGGCAGGCAATATGGATTTGGTGCGGAGCAAGTCCGAACAATATATGCAAGCTTACCGCGCTGCTAAACAGAATTAA
- a CDS encoding NAD-dependent protein deacylase has translation MRKTETLASWIEQSNNIVFFGGAGTSTESGIPDFRSAAGLYQTEQHSPYPPEVMLSRSFFVKMPEIFFDFYRGKMLHPDAKPNGCHRLLAKLEAQGKLKAVVTQNIDGLHQMAGSKEVLELHGSVHRNYCMGCRRFFELEKVMASKHLVPRCPYCQGIIKPDVVLYEEALDQHVLISSMDRIAHADLLIIGGTSLTVNPAAELVSYFRGSRSVLLNLDPTPYDSKAGLIINDKIGDVMEEVGQLLRI, from the coding sequence GTGCGGAAGACTGAAACATTGGCTTCTTGGATAGAACAAAGCAACAATATTGTTTTTTTTGGCGGAGCGGGTACCTCGACGGAAAGCGGCATTCCAGATTTTCGCTCCGCCGCCGGTTTGTACCAAACGGAACAGCATTCCCCTTATCCGCCTGAGGTTATGCTCAGCCGCTCCTTCTTCGTCAAGATGCCGGAAATATTTTTTGATTTTTACCGCGGCAAAATGCTCCATCCCGATGCCAAACCCAATGGCTGCCACAGGCTTTTGGCCAAATTGGAGGCGCAGGGCAAGCTGAAGGCCGTGGTTACCCAAAACATTGACGGATTGCATCAAATGGCCGGCAGCAAGGAAGTTTTGGAACTGCATGGTTCGGTACACCGCAATTATTGCATGGGCTGCCGCCGCTTTTTTGAACTGGAGAAGGTGATGGCCAGCAAGCATCTGGTCCCGCGCTGCCCGTACTGCCAAGGGATCATTAAACCGGATGTCGTGCTGTATGAAGAAGCTCTCGACCAGCATGTCCTCATCAGCTCGATGGATAGAATCGCCCATGCCGATTTGCTGATCATCGGTGGTACCTCCCTGACAGTGAATCCGGCTGCGGAACTGGTTTCTTATTTCCGGGGAAGCCGTTCGGTGCTGCTGAATCTGGACCCTACCCCTTACGACAGCAAGGCGGGGCTTATCATTAACGATAAAATCGGAGATGTCATGGAAGAGGTCGGCCAGCTGCTGCGAATATGA
- the mgrA gene encoding L-glyceraldehyde 3-phosphate reductase — MAYTPSEARYEEMIYNRCGRSGLKLPAISLGLWHNFGGVNMFENARDMVTRAFDLGITHFDLANNYGPPPGSAEETFGKILKQDLQAYRDELIISSKAGYYMWPGPYGEWGSRKYLISSLDQSLKRLGVDYVDIFYSHRYDPDTPLEETMMALDHIVRSGKALYVGISNYPAEQTAEAISILKSLGTPLLIHQPNYSMLNRWIENGLQEVLEANGVGTIAYTPLQQGLLTNKYLNGVPGDSRAASASVFLNAHDITPEALRKIRALNQLAAARGQSLAQLALAWVLRGGKVASALIGASRASQIEDNVAALKNLEFSREELDRIEAILKKENES; from the coding sequence ATGGCTTACACACCAAGCGAAGCACGTTATGAAGAGATGATTTATAATCGCTGCGGCCGATCGGGACTCAAGCTTCCAGCCATTTCCCTTGGTCTCTGGCATAATTTTGGCGGCGTTAATATGTTTGAGAATGCCCGGGACATGGTTACGCGCGCGTTTGACCTCGGAATTACGCATTTTGACCTCGCGAATAATTATGGACCGCCGCCTGGCTCCGCCGAGGAAACCTTCGGCAAAATCCTGAAGCAGGATCTGCAAGCCTACCGGGATGAGCTGATCATATCGTCGAAGGCCGGGTATTATATGTGGCCCGGGCCTTACGGCGAATGGGGCTCCCGCAAATATCTCATCTCAAGTTTGGATCAAAGCTTAAAGCGGCTTGGCGTGGATTACGTTGATATCTTTTACTCCCACCGGTATGACCCGGATACGCCATTGGAAGAAACGATGATGGCGCTCGATCATATCGTTCGCTCTGGCAAGGCGCTCTATGTGGGCATATCCAACTACCCGGCCGAGCAAACCGCGGAAGCGATTTCGATCCTGAAATCCTTGGGGACTCCGCTTTTAATTCACCAGCCGAATTATTCGATGCTGAACCGCTGGATCGAAAACGGCCTGCAGGAAGTGCTTGAAGCAAATGGAGTCGGAACGATCGCCTATACGCCTCTGCAGCAAGGCCTGCTGACAAACAAATATTTAAACGGCGTTCCGGGCGATTCACGGGCTGCAAGCGCATCCGTCTTTCTGAATGCGCATGATATCACGCCTGAAGCCTTGCGCAAAATCCGCGCATTGAACCAACTGGCTGCGGCCCGCGGCCAAAGCCTGGCGCAGCTTGCGCTGGCCTGGGTGCTTCGCGGCGGAAAGGTGGCTTCGGCTTTGATCGGCGCCAGCCGCGCCAGTCAGATCGAGGACAATGTGGCGGCGCTGAAAAATCTGGAGTTCAGCCGTGAGGAGTTGGACCGTATCGAAGCGATCCTGAAAAAAGAAAACGAGTCGTAA
- a CDS encoding AraC family transcriptional regulator translates to MPIQETYSVASNPVYHDQSPLHVLFAGESQTKPLHIVGPKIYDYYLLHYVESGRGQFRSEQHFYELGEGSCFLIHPGRLISYASDVSDPWRYRWMAFSGSDAKTLVENAGFTGGQCVLFTGPESLIPSSISHISNAFYSKKESADMAALGYLYLMFSEAREILASEIRLTGIESQVQRTVKQMIHYLSAQYAHPVSIEQMSESLGYNRAYLSRIFKKETGMSPVTYLLKLRIDKSRKLLRERPELSIEQIAASVGLTDALYFSRQFKRLCGHSPSQYRALVAASPVSMHDCLV, encoded by the coding sequence ATGCCCATTCAGGAAACCTACAGCGTGGCATCCAATCCCGTCTATCATGATCAAAGCCCGCTGCATGTGCTGTTCGCTGGTGAAAGCCAGACCAAACCGCTGCATATCGTCGGACCCAAAATATACGATTACTATTTGCTGCATTACGTGGAGAGCGGCCGGGGCCAATTCCGGTCCGAACAGCATTTCTATGAGCTGGGGGAAGGCAGCTGCTTTCTGATTCATCCCGGCCGGCTGATCAGCTATGCCTCGGATGTAAGCGACCCGTGGCGCTACCGCTGGATGGCGTTCTCCGGAAGCGATGCCAAAACTCTCGTTGAAAACGCCGGTTTTACGGGAGGCCAGTGCGTGCTGTTCACCGGCCCGGAAAGCCTGATTCCATCGTCTATCAGCCATATATCAAACGCCTTTTACAGCAAAAAGGAAAGCGCCGATATGGCGGCGCTCGGTTATCTGTATCTTATGTTTTCCGAAGCCCGGGAAATTCTGGCGAGCGAAATCCGTCTGACAGGGATCGAGTCCCAGGTTCAGCGGACAGTCAAACAGATGATCCACTACTTATCCGCCCAATACGCACATCCGGTCTCGATCGAACAAATGAGCGAAAGTCTCGGATATAACCGCGCTTACCTGTCCCGCATTTTCAAAAAAGAGACCGGCATGTCCCCCGTGACTTATCTGCTGAAGCTTAGGATCGATAAATCACGCAAGCTGCTGCGGGAACGCCCCGAGCTGTCGATCGAGCAGATCGCAGCCTCAGTCGGACTGACCGACGCGCTTTATTTCTCGCGGCAGTTCAAGCGGCTGTGCGGCCATTCGCCAAGCCAATACCGTGCTCTGGTGGCGGCTTCGCCTGTTTCCATGCACGACTGTCTCGTTTGA
- a CDS encoding galactokinase, which yields MDLNSLKQRFIEKYGDNGNEIRAFLAPGRVNLIGEHIDYNGGYVLPAALEFGTTLLVRRREDETIRLATTNFPYEYEFSLKELGNKKTGEWVDYAIGVMVENKKSGCPVTKGYDLLYHGEIPNGAGLSSSASIEVVTGFALQTMEGCTADTVQIALLSQKAENEYVGVNCGIMDQFAVANGKQDHAILLMCDTLEYKHVPFSTGAYKIVIGNTNKRRGLVDSAYNERRQQCETALDILKKEMGTLQFLAQLKPEQFSTLQAHLTDETVRRRAKHVVEENQRVLDSVEALKNNDLMRFGKLMNESHASLRDLYEVSCEELDVMVEEAQRIPGTLGARMTGAGFGGCTVSLVHEEDVDLFVQQVGQAYEKRTGLRAEFYVCGTGDGVKELKEDK from the coding sequence ATGGATTTGAATTCGCTTAAACAGCGGTTTATCGAAAAATACGGAGACAACGGAAACGAGATACGGGCATTTTTGGCTCCCGGGCGCGTGAATCTGATCGGGGAGCATATCGATTATAACGGAGGTTATGTTTTGCCTGCCGCGCTCGAGTTTGGGACGACGCTGCTGGTCCGCCGACGGGAGGATGAAACGATCAGACTTGCCACAACCAATTTTCCATATGAATATGAGTTTAGCCTGAAAGAATTGGGCAATAAAAAAACCGGGGAATGGGTCGACTACGCCATCGGCGTCATGGTGGAAAATAAAAAATCCGGCTGCCCGGTCACGAAGGGATACGATCTGCTTTATCATGGCGAAATTCCGAACGGAGCCGGCCTTTCTTCATCCGCCTCGATTGAAGTGGTGACGGGATTCGCGCTGCAAACGATGGAAGGTTGCACTGCCGACACCGTACAGATCGCGCTTCTATCGCAGAAGGCCGAGAACGAGTACGTCGGCGTCAACTGCGGCATTATGGACCAATTTGCCGTGGCGAACGGCAAGCAGGATCATGCTATCCTGCTGATGTGCGATACGCTGGAATATAAACATGTACCTTTCAGTACAGGGGCTTATAAAATCGTCATCGGCAATACGAACAAGCGCAGAGGGCTCGTGGATTCGGCATACAATGAACGCAGACAGCAGTGCGAAACGGCATTGGACATTTTGAAAAAGGAAATGGGCACGCTCCAATTTTTGGCGCAGCTGAAACCCGAGCAGTTCAGCACGCTCCAGGCACATCTTACGGACGAAACGGTCAGACGGCGGGCCAAACATGTCGTTGAGGAAAATCAGCGGGTTTTGGATTCGGTTGAAGCCTTGAAAAACAACGATCTGATGCGGTTCGGCAAGCTGATGAACGAGTCGCATGCTTCGCTGAGGGATTTGTATGAGGTCAGCTGCGAGGAGCTGGATGTCATGGTCGAGGAAGCGCAGCGCATTCCGGGAACGCTTGGCGCCCGCATGACCGGCGCAGGTTTTGGCGGCTGCACGGTATCCCTTGTACATGAGGAAGATGTCGACCTGTTCGTGCAGCAGGTGGGCCAGGCCTATGAAAAACGCACGGGACTTCGAGCGGAGTTTTATGTGTGCGGTACGGGCGACGGAGTAAAAGAACTGAAGGAGGATAAATGA
- the galE gene encoding UDP-glucose 4-epimerase GalE codes for MAILVTGGAGYIGSHTVAALLARGEEVVVLDNLQTGHRDALLGGKLYEGDLRDKELLSKLFSENNIDAVIHFAANSLVGESMQKPVKYYDNNVFGTLCLLEAMDAAGVRRIVFSSTAATYGEPERVPIMESDRTQPTNVYGETKLMMERMMSWFDQVLGIKYVALRYFNAAGAHDSGKIGEDHRPESHLIPLVLQTALKQRESIAVFGDDYPTEDGTCVRDYIHVSDLADAHLRAVDYLRKGESSNVFNLGIGSGFSVKEVIETAKKVTGLEISVVIQPRRAGDPAVLVASSQKAREVLGWNPTRDKLEDIIQSAWSWHQSHPHGYGD; via the coding sequence ATGGCGATTCTGGTAACAGGTGGAGCGGGATATATCGGTTCCCATACGGTAGCTGCATTGCTTGCGCGCGGCGAAGAAGTTGTCGTGCTGGATAATCTGCAAACAGGACACCGCGATGCGCTGCTTGGCGGCAAACTGTATGAAGGCGATTTGCGGGACAAAGAGCTGCTTTCCAAACTGTTTAGCGAAAACAACATCGATGCTGTCATTCATTTTGCGGCCAATTCGCTAGTGGGCGAAAGCATGCAAAAGCCGGTCAAATATTACGACAACAATGTTTTTGGAACGCTTTGCCTGCTGGAAGCGATGGATGCCGCCGGAGTGCGCCGAATCGTTTTTTCTTCCACCGCGGCGACTTATGGCGAACCGGAACGCGTGCCGATTATGGAAAGCGACCGGACGCAGCCGACCAACGTTTATGGCGAAACAAAGCTGATGATGGAGCGGATGATGTCCTGGTTCGATCAGGTTCTGGGCATCAAATACGTCGCCTTGCGTTATTTCAATGCGGCAGGCGCGCATGACAGCGGCAAAATCGGCGAAGATCACCGCCCGGAAAGCCATCTGATCCCGCTGGTGCTGCAAACTGCGCTCAAGCAGCGCGAAAGCATCGCAGTGTTCGGGGACGATTATCCGACAGAGGATGGAACCTGTGTCCGCGATTACATCCATGTAAGCGATTTGGCTGATGCCCACCTGCGTGCGGTGGATTATTTGCGCAAAGGCGAGAGCAGCAACGTGTTTAATCTTGGCATCGGCTCGGGCTTCTCGGTGAAGGAGGTCATTGAAACGGCCAAAAAGGTGACCGGGCTTGAGATTTCTGTAGTCATCCAGCCGCGCCGCGCCGGGGATCCGGCAGTACTGGTCGCCTCCTCCCAAAAGGCGAGGGAAGTGCTTGGATGGAACCCGACCCGCGACAAGCTGGAAGACATCATTCAAAGCGCATGGAGTTGGCACCAAAGCCACCCGCATGGTTACGGAGACTAG
- a CDS encoding UDP-glucose--hexose-1-phosphate uridylyltransferase, protein MTVSATARTTEQTKALTAIEQLVHFALERGLIESVDEDYARNLLLEMFGFSEPYLGEEEPEQLEGPQPALDILIDYAFGIGLFPENTDTYRDLLNAKIMGNLLARPSEMLREFNRLAHAHGIEAATNRFYQLSIDSNYIRMDRVSKNVYWEHESEYGVIEMTINLSKPEKSPKEIAMAKLLPPPVYPKCLLCRENVGYAGRVNHPARQNLRTIPLTLNGEPWFFQYSPYVYYNEHCIVFHHDHVPMKLTKDTLRRLLEFVDVYPHYFIGSNADLPIVGGSILTHDHFQGGRHTFPIQTAPKEAVFSHPDYAGTTASIVKWPMSVLRLTGTDKEILLELANKIYEDWKQYSDPDADILAFSGEGANKVPHNTVTPIAHRTPDGSYEMDLVLRNNRTSEEYPAGIFHPHEEMHHIKKENIGLIEVMGLAILPGRLKEELDLTADILAGDTELYDTLVRQENPSLAQHKPWIMELIAKYGRSRSKEEAWKLVQSEVGSIFVEILGHAGVYKRTEAGQEAFRRFVSHLGCRPVE, encoded by the coding sequence GTGACTGTATCCGCAACAGCCAGAACGACAGAACAAACTAAAGCTCTGACCGCAATTGAGCAATTGGTTCACTTTGCGCTCGAGCGTGGATTGATTGAATCCGTGGACGAAGATTACGCCCGCAATCTGCTGCTGGAGATGTTCGGCTTCAGCGAGCCCTATCTCGGGGAAGAGGAGCCGGAACAGCTTGAGGGTCCGCAGCCCGCGCTGGATATTTTGATCGATTATGCTTTTGGTATCGGCCTGTTTCCGGAGAATACGGACACTTACCGCGATCTTTTGAATGCCAAAATCATGGGGAATTTGCTGGCCCGTCCTTCGGAGATGCTGCGGGAATTCAACCGTTTGGCGCATGCACATGGCATCGAGGCGGCGACCAACCGCTTCTACCAGCTATCGATTGACAGCAATTACATCCGCATGGATCGCGTGAGCAAAAATGTCTACTGGGAGCACGAATCCGAATACGGTGTCATTGAGATGACCATCAATTTATCCAAACCGGAAAAGAGCCCGAAGGAAATCGCCATGGCGAAGCTGCTGCCGCCTCCGGTCTATCCGAAGTGTCTGCTGTGCCGCGAAAATGTCGGGTATGCCGGACGGGTTAACCACCCGGCTCGCCAGAACCTCCGGACGATTCCGCTCACGTTGAATGGGGAACCATGGTTCTTCCAATATTCGCCTTACGTGTATTACAATGAGCACTGCATCGTGTTCCATCATGACCATGTGCCGATGAAGCTGACCAAAGACACCTTGCGGCGCCTGCTCGAATTCGTGGATGTTTACCCGCATTATTTTATCGGTTCCAATGCCGATCTTCCGATTGTCGGCGGCTCGATTCTGACCCATGATCATTTTCAGGGGGGACGGCATACTTTCCCGATTCAAACAGCGCCTAAGGAAGCGGTCTTTAGCCATCCCGATTATGCGGGGACAACGGCCAGCATCGTGAAATGGCCGATGTCCGTGCTCCGTCTGACCGGCACGGATAAGGAAATTTTGCTGGAACTAGCCAATAAGATCTATGAAGACTGGAAGCAGTACAGCGATCCGGACGCGGATATCCTGGCATTCAGCGGTGAAGGCGCAAACAAGGTGCCGCATAATACGGTTACGCCGATCGCACACCGTACGCCGGACGGAAGTTATGAAATGGACCTGGTTCTGCGAAACAACCGGACCAGCGAAGAATATCCGGCAGGCATTTTTCATCCGCATGAAGAAATGCATCATATCAAGAAGGAAAATATCGGCCTGATTGAAGTGATGGGCCTGGCGATTTTGCCGGGACGCCTTAAGGAGGAACTGGATCTTACGGCCGATATCCTTGCCGGTGACACCGAGCTTTACGATACCCTGGTAAGGCAGGAGAACCCTTCGCTTGCCCAGCATAAACCGTGGATTATGGAGCTAATTGCGAAGTATGGCAGAAGCCGCAGCAAGGAAGAGGCTTGGAAGCTCGTGCAGTCCGAAGTCGGCAGCATTTTCGTGGAAATATTGGGCCATGCAGGCGTATATAAAAGAACGGAGGCCGGGCAAGAAGCATTCCGGCGCTTCGTATCGCATCTTGGATGCCGTCCGGTTGAGTAA
- a CDS encoding iron-containing alcohol dehydrogenase codes for MNSFEFHNPTKLIFGKGKLDALKTEVPKYGKNVLLVYGGGSIKRSGLYDNVNALLKEIGAQVTELSGVEPNPRLSTVHKGVDLCREHNIDLILAVGGGSVIDCAKAIAVGAKYDGDMWDFVERKAVAKDALPLGTVLTIAATGSEMNGGSVITNEKTQEKMGWGSPYAYPAFSILDPVLTFTLPKDQTVYGMVDMMSHVLEHYFHKETNTPVQDGFCETILRTVIDTAPRLIHDLENYEDRSTIMYCGTMALNGVLNMGYAGDWATHNIEHAVSAVYDIPHGGGLAILFPNWMKYNLHVNPGRFKQLAVNVFHIDPAGKTDEEAGLEGIQALRDFWSSIGAPSRLADYDIDDSQLEVMAEKTVRFGPFGRFSTLNKEDVVEIYKMSL; via the coding sequence GTGAATTCATTTGAATTTCATAATCCGACCAAGCTGATTTTCGGTAAAGGCAAACTGGATGCATTAAAAACAGAAGTCCCGAAATACGGAAAAAATGTCCTGCTCGTATACGGCGGAGGCAGCATCAAACGCAGCGGCCTGTATGACAACGTTAACGCCCTGCTGAAGGAAATCGGCGCCCAGGTAACCGAGCTGAGCGGTGTTGAACCGAATCCGCGTTTATCGACGGTGCATAAAGGTGTAGACCTGTGCCGTGAACATAATATTGACCTGATCTTGGCCGTCGGCGGCGGCAGCGTCATTGACTGTGCGAAGGCAATCGCCGTTGGGGCCAAATACGACGGTGACATGTGGGATTTCGTGGAGCGCAAGGCGGTTGCGAAAGATGCGCTCCCGCTTGGCACCGTGCTGACGATTGCAGCGACAGGATCCGAAATGAACGGCGGTTCGGTTATCACGAACGAAAAAACGCAGGAAAAAATGGGTTGGGGCAGCCCTTATGCGTACCCCGCTTTTTCTATCCTGGATCCCGTTCTTACCTTCACGCTGCCAAAAGACCAAACGGTCTATGGGATGGTCGATATGATGTCCCATGTGTTAGAGCATTATTTCCATAAGGAAACAAACACGCCGGTTCAGGACGGTTTTTGCGAAACGATTCTGCGGACCGTGATCGACACGGCACCCCGACTGATCCATGATCTGGAAAATTATGAAGACCGTTCGACGATTATGTACTGCGGCACGATGGCGCTGAACGGCGTATTGAATATGGGGTATGCCGGGGATTGGGCGACGCACAACATCGAGCACGCCGTTTCGGCGGTATATGATATTCCGCATGGCGGCGGCCTGGCGATCCTGTTCCCGAACTGGATGAAATACAATCTGCATGTGAATCCGGGACGGTTTAAGCAGCTTGCAGTCAATGTATTCCATATCGACCCGGCAGGCAAAACCGACGAAGAAGCCGGGCTTGAGGGCATTCAGGCACTGCGCGACTTCTGGAGTTCCATTGGCGCGCCGAGCCGCCTTGCCGACTATGATATCGATGACAGCCAACTCGAAGTTATGGCCGAGAAAACCGTCCGTTTCGGACCATTCGGCAGATTTAGTACCTTAAATAAAGAAGACGTCGTTGAGATTTACAAGATGTCTTTGTAA